One window from the genome of Mastacembelus armatus chromosome 18, fMasArm1.2, whole genome shotgun sequence encodes:
- the LOC113123458 gene encoding kelch-like protein 33 produces MDDVGHKGTPRARLQNQKHTTAMGLKHMPDSKANHIPHLTSSTLLKDPGLFSYILPSYSNILFSHLHRLQEDGLLLDCTFPLRGSSFQAHRLVLAASTETPDAFFDSKHVSTFRVGEKAQCLTPVGLRAVLDFAYCGYVAMDLRKEGLMEEVLNACRYLEMQRLMQKCTAPTATSAATELDKSLMVIRDMWQRGVGCDVTIQAESGERYAAHRVMLAAGGDYFRALLCGGLRESNEDTVCLRGVPAHVIESILGFIYTGQVRLGWSQIWELTDALLQFQLQGALSLCIDFLRDRMDENTCLDVLVLAETYGLVQLGQAAEEYILAHFQCIYAGETFKDVPCSLLTRLIEKDSLSVESEMVVFRTVVSWVEDNPKERLPFLPRLLHHVRLPLLSYSELQEALKCNLLHRSPNARATLHTLQSLLEGDHRGPECQPRTPNQALVLVGGDTVDDELMKRVPSQTLWFAQQFHRGPGLMKNIEWKPFATFPDPARFRHCVCLLNNKLYILGGRKYYGALDILKSALRFDMSQGKWERLPDMIYQRNYFAAVCLEGKVFVLGGNQDDSQYLDAVEYYNPEENTWRQAHPLSTAVCGHAAAVLGGQIYISGGCDLHQCCLPFMWQYSPSRGSSPRAPMTVGAGRAGHVMLALGKGLVVAGGLQPLWMGFGDQLLCELYDSTHDSWSFVPPLPWPHLSPGATVLNGQLYVVGGSSANTARDTKWVHRYDPKEQCWENLGAMPHPYADLAACCLPLPTGLVDQH; encoded by the exons ATGGATGATGTTGGACACAAAGGCACACCAAGAGCTCgtctgcaaaaccaaaaacataccacAGCCATGGGGTTAAAGCACATGCCAGACTCTAAAGCCAATCATATCCCTCACCTCACCTCTTCAACTCTCCTCAAAGACCCAGGTCTCTTTTCTTACATCCTCCCCTCATATTCCAACATCCTCTTCAGTCATCTACATAGGCTTCAGGAAGATGGTCTACTTCTAGACTGTACTTTCCCACTCAGGGGCAGCTCCTTCCAAGCTCACAGACTGGTGCTGGCAGCTTCCACTGAAACCCCTGACGCATTCTTCGACTCAAAGCACGTGTCCACATTTAGAGTAGGGGAAAAAGCTCAGTGTTTAACACCAGTTGGCTTAAGGGCTGTTCTGGATTTTGCATACTGTGGGTACGTGGCCATGGACCTGAGAAAAGAAGGGCTAATGGAGGAGGTGCTGAATGCCTGCAGGTATCTAGAGATGCAGAGGCTGATGCAAAAGTGCACAGCGCCTACCGCAACCTCTGCTGCCACAGAGCTGGACAAAAGTCTGATGGTTATCAGGGACATGTGGCAGAGGGGAGTAGGATGTGATGTCACAATACAAGCAGAGAGTGGAGAGAGATATGCAG CACACCGTGTGATGTTAGCAGCAGGTGGGGACTATTTTCGGGCCCTGCTCTGTGGAGGGTTAAGGGAATCCAATGAGGACACTGTGTGCCTGCGTGGTGTTCCAGCCCACGTCATTGAATCCATTCTAGGTTTCATCTACACGGGTCAGGTGAGACTTGGCTGGAGCCAGATTTGGGAGCTCACAGATGCGCTGCTTCAGTTCCAGCTGCAGGGGGCTCTCTCTCTGTGCATCGACTTCCTGCGGGACCGAATGGATGAAAACACCTGTCTGGATGTGCTTGTCCTGGCTGAGACCTATGGGCTGGTCCAGCTGGGGCAGGCAGCAGAGGAGTATATCCTAGCCCACTTCCAGTGCATCTATGCTGGGGAGACGTTTAAGGATGTCCCATGCTCCCTCCTGACCAGGCTGATTGAGAAGGACTCACTGAGTGTAGAGAGTGAG ATGGTGGTTTTCAGGACAGTAGTGAGCTGGGTGGAGGACAACCCTAAAGAAAGACTCCCATTTCTGCCACGCCTGCTCCACCATGTTCGTCTCCCCCTCCTCAGTTATTCTGAACTCCAGGAGGCCCTGAAATGCAACCTCCTTCACAGGAGCCCCAATGCTAGAGCAACACTGCACACTCTCCAAAGCCTGCTCGAGGGGGATCACAGAGGGCCAGAGTGCCAACCCCGCACCCCAAACCAG GCCCTGGTTCTAGTTGGTGGGGACACTGTCGATGATGAATTAATGAAGAGGGTTCCCAGCCAGACCCTGTGGTTTGCTCAGCAGTTCCACCGTGGACCTGGTCTGATGAAAAACATAGAATGGAAACCATTTGCCACTTTCCCTGACCCAGCCCGGTTcagacactgtgtctgtctcctcaATAACAAGCTGTATATTCTGGGAGGACGCAAATACTACGGAGCACTGGACATCCTTAAGTCTGCTCTAAG GTTTGACATGTCTCAAGGTAAATGGGAACGACTGCCCGATATGATTTATCAGAGGAACTactttgctgctgtgtgtctggAAGGCAAGGTCTTCGTGCTGGGTGGTAACCAGGATGACAGCCAATACCTGGATGCTGTGGAGTACTACAATCCTGAGGAAAACACCTGGAG GCAGGCTCACCCTCTGAGCACAGCCGTCTGTGGCCATGCTGCAGCTGTTCTGGGCGGGCAGATCTACATCTCGGGAGGCTGCGACCTCCATCAGTGCTGCCTCCCCTTCATGTGGCAGTACAGTCCTTCCCGTGGCAGTTCTCCCAGGGCGCCAATGACCGTGGGAGCGGGACGTGCAGGTCATGTCATGTTAGCTTTGGGTAAAGGCTTGGTGGTAGCTGGTGGTCTGCAGCCCCTCTGGATGGGCTTTGGAGACCAACTACTCTGTGAGCTCTATGACTCCACACATGACTCCTGGTCCTTCGTGCCCCCCCTGCCATGGCCACATTTGTCTCCAGGGGCAACAGTGCTTAATGGACAGTTGTACGTGGTGGGGGGGTCATCAGCAAACACAGCAAGGGATACCAAGTGGGTGCATCGCTATGACCCTAAGGAGCAGTGCTGGGAAAACCTGGGCGCTATGCCACATCCATATGCAGATCTGGCAGCTTGTTGCCTGCCGCTGCCTACAGGACTGGTTGACCAGCATTAA
- the ltb4r gene encoding leukotriene B4 receptor 1, whose product MASNITATTSQQASSASFSLPISVSAQVGIVILTLALVLGLPGNLFVVWSVFCRVKKRSVTCLLVLNLAVADAFVLLSAPLFLRYLAGGRGWEFGSAACKLVHYLSSVNMYVSIFLICLMSMDRWLAVTRPFLSQRMRTKRSLLGLLLGVWAMAFILSLPMPFYRSNLRKTLPNNITLNFCIPYHWNSVGHQVFQYLFETIMGCLVPFSLINTCYSSVICRLQSAKFQRREQGTRLILLIICTFAVFWLPYHIINIIEVAGLLQDSKSVIKAAHTARPNVTAFAYFSSAINPILYVFAGSSHIRQAGLGFMAKLFEATNSESRSTSTFSRGRHSSSSPDESSVLHTLSVKVGRSIKGKNKERINSVPGREAVTLASVEQLEEH is encoded by the exons ATGGCATCCAATATCACTGCCACTACCTCCCAGCAGGCAtcctctgcctctttttccCTGCCCATCTCTGTCTCAGCCCAGGTTGGCATCGTCATCCTGACCCTGGCCCTTGTGCTGGGCCTGCCTGGGAACCTGTTTGTGGTTTGGTCTGTGTTCTGCCGGGTAAAGAAGCGCTCAGTGACCTGTCTGTTGGTGCTGAACCTTGCTGTGGCGGATGCTTTCGTGCTGCTCAGCGCCCCCCTTTTCCTACGTTACCTGGCTGGAGGCCGGGGCTGGGAGTTTGGCTCAGCGGCATGTAAGCTGGTACATTACCTATCGAGTGTGAACATGTACGTGTCCATCTTCCTCATCTGCCTGATGAGCATGGACCGCTGGCTGGCCGTCACAAGGCCTTTTCTGTCCCAGAGAATGAGGACCAAGCGATCCCTGCTGGGTCTTCTGCTGGGGGTCTGGGCGATGGCCTTTATCCTGTCACTGCCAATGCCTTTCTACCGCAG TAATCTGAGAAAGACACTGCCAAACAACATCACTTTGAACTTCTGTATACCATACCACTGGAACAGTGTGGGCCACCAGGTCTTCCAGTACCTGTTTGAGACCATCATGGGCTGCTTGGTTCCCTTCTCCCTCATCAACACCTGTTACTCCTCAGTCATCTGCCGTCTGCAGAGTGCTAAGTTCCAGCGCAGAGAACAGGGCACCCGCCTCATCCTGCTGATCATCTGTACCTTTGCAGTTTTCTGGCTGCCCTACCATATCATCAACATCATAGAG GTGGCTGGTCTGTTGCAAGACAGTAAATCAGTGATCAAGGCTGCTCATACAGCCCGTCCAAATGTCACAGCCTTTGCCTACTTCAGCAGTGCTATCAATCCCATTCTCTACGTGTTTGCCGGCAGCTCCCACATCCGCCAGGCTGGCCTCGGCTTCATGGCCAAACTGTTCGAGGCCACCAACTCGGAGAGCAGGAGCACGTCTACCTTCAGCCGTGGCCGCCACAGCAGCTCTTCACCGGATGAAAGCTCAGTCCTGCACACACTGTCAGTCAAAGTGGGAAGGTCCATCAAAGGCAAGAATAAGGAGAGGATTAATAGTGTACCAGGCAGAGAAGCCGTTACTCTGGCCAGTGTTGAGCAGCTAGAGGAACACTGA